The following are from one region of the Brienomyrus brachyistius isolate T26 chromosome 4, BBRACH_0.4, whole genome shotgun sequence genome:
- the si:ch211-285f17.1 gene encoding sickle tail protein isoform X11 → MSDMDGPCAFTRGIRSRASLPVVRSTNQTKDRSLAACTHLSFPVTDDRSRSPLGVLYLQYGDDTRAMRMPNEITSGDTIRALFVSAFPQQLTMKMLDSPSMAIYMKDDMRNVYYELSDVRNITDHACLKVYHKDPAHAFSHSPRPANGDARMVYAPRDGQHSLRQPPSPHVMQGPLSPPSPQSMPPSPSRIPYGPRSGILPGGATLPRERLANVSPGRAASPCPSAILERRDVKPDDDVGLKGATLARGDSLYGDPYLLHEGRLSIASSHSSHPADLVDHVAMPPYHRRPVPSPYEDPALYRQKSRKFVDPQLPSLACKTPPPSPHRGEASLQLERASPIRQSFRKDSVDSLSKARGNMTSPDLLPLQGHGTSPSPKDPQTRERMKAMEQQIASLTGLVQHALMKTPGVQGANELSGDWPPGASSPVQNVNCGEAVSPLGSFPCTAVSPVHGVQLESTPTPPPTPLDHASIQLSLTHFRCNVTDLRLQLDQMRQMQLQNQETLQLMLKDAEQEIGHKVAEALQRLEDPVQKQRALVEEERHKYLGMEEKVLTQLGDLEGYVEGLQKDGAVTLKDVEDGAVGLQKVSEALAALRGEFPALQAKMRAVLRVEVEAVRFLKEEPHKLDSMLKRVKILTTMLGGLQRNGTVEDQEVPEPRMELETEPLEADIPELARAPPTLRPEGQGSAIRSEFMSPAPLIIHQTLSSPVQGQQAQQSTAPMCQASPPSTPVGPPTRERPTPILEPPATDSRALFIEEIHTRREKSQQRAMSIEAAERDWEEKRQNMTHYDGKDFEKVLQEAQANMMKGFPSMELTSQDEASPAPSADQPNEVDAQEVVCPPSGVPPPEGVREPRTEKPAKQNQTGKPLKPPTEPKPTLDKLSQAVTDKVGKLGAEKKSPPPPPPRKTYTLGSGMTTGRSGEVIFTARKESVTAQDEDEEATSPQRSKPKVKSPTESKPKPLSPPPVTASGVRDEEDDDNRIMAELQVFQKCTFKDVEAKCFVEHARVETQVREIRPGAMVSPRDRKQKSGGRPDDREADENGSGLVRQGPGVIYYVTGQITKEQPADATEERKEGRSSGAGPSQVAHVNAFDVSPRQQEGGADEPPAPRCPLEDGPASPPMVITATTESPDGGHGREDSGSHELPLGGGTMETLRGSGRNEATPSTFPVERSIGPEVVGSNISVNWVMHSTAPAVIPPTILVDKVVSYTSPEVVPSTISVERVVPSIGPEVIPSTIMVDRSLPSTGPEVVSPNIPVDRAVPSRVPEVVAPPIVVERAVSSTGADIAPRTSGSREFTEEDFSDATLSPDLPGDEGPPPPDNIAFMITDSKVQALSCREYQKIVSTRAGQVQTVKVDSDQEVTSQEDGFDAKPVIIIFDEPMDIRSAYKRLSTIFECEEELERMLSEETIDEENEDEPKMDSGGQQVKLGNDAVGRTADGVDGQRGRGTLQPGARECITPGRGEGERGEGKQETKKKFRFKFPKKRLAALSQAIRTGTKTGKKTLQVVVYEEEEEADGTIKQHKEAKCIEIGHSKDPPEPPPKCRTDDIRKSTYRTLDSLEQTIKQLETTISEMGPRSSEEPADSLTRVGDPLAREEEAPSPHPVKPVPKARKSLTRKKNKPALLPRPGTATVPTSQQSANPASSTSRMPVPISAKPRQPAGGAEKTGKQANLQDPHRQFRQANGTAKKAGGDIKTSPPTLPASKIPAFCPSSGKISSQPTSNSDTTNPLSPTTSPSQPSPKSSIPSPHSSRPTPCNIPSLSNGSLKPTSPAHSGKSHPTSFSTQTQNSRPSPSSPLSPTSLSHSGKSIRTIHTPSFTSHKPLNGKYAVPPASAASKDAS, encoded by the exons ATGGTGTATGCCCCCCGGGACGGTCAACACTCTCTAAGGCAGCCACCCTCCCCCCACGTCATGCAGGGCCCACTGTCGCCTCCTTCCCCCCAGTCCATGCCCCCTTCGCCATCCCGGATCCCCTATGGGCCACGCTCAGGCATCCTACCGGGCGGAGCCACCCTCCCCAGGGAGCGGTTGGCCAATGTATCCCCCGGGCGGGCCGCGTCACCCTGCCCCAGCGCCATCCTGGAACGGCGGGACGTCAAGCCGGACGACGACGTGGGTCTGAAGGGGGCGACGCTGGCACGTGGCGACTCGCTGTATGGGGACCCCTACCTGCTGCATGAGGGCCGGCTCAGCATCGCCTCGTCGCACAGCAGTCACCCCGCCGACCTTGTGGACCATGTGGCCATGCCGCCTTACCACCGCCGGCCTGTACCAAGCCCCTACGAGGATCCTGCCCTCTACAGGCAGAAATCCAGGAAGTTCGTGGACCCCCAGCTGCCCAGCCTGGCCTGCAAAACCCCACCGCCATCCCCGCACCGGGGTGAGGCGAGTCTCCAGCTGGAGCGGGCGTCGCCCATCCGCCAGTCTTTCCGGAAGGATAGCGTGGACAGCCTGAGTAAAGCCCGTGGGAACATGACCTCACCAGACCTCCTGCCGTTGCAAGGCCATGGGACCTCCCCATCCCCGAAGGACCCCCAGACAAG GGAGCGGATGAAAGCTATGGAGCAGCAGATTGCCAGCTTGACTGGATTGGTCCAGCACGCATTGATGAAGACGCCAGGCGTCCAGGGAGCCAATGAGCTGAGCGG TGACTGGCCACCAGGAGCATCGTCTCCAGTGCAGAACGTGAACTGCGGTGAAGCTGTTAGCCCACTGGGCAGCTTCCCTTGCACAG CAGTGTCCCCAGTACACGGGGTCCAACTGGAGAGCACCCCTACTCCTCCCCCAACGCCATTAGACCACGCCTCTATTCAGCTCAGCCTGACCCATTTCAGATGCAATGTGACTGACCTCCGGCTGCAGCTGGACCAGATGCGGCAGATGCAG CTCCAGAACCAGGAGACCCTGCAGCTGATGCTGAAGGATGCAGAGCAGGAGATCGGCCACAAGGTGGCGGAGGCACTACAGCGGTTGGAGGATCCAGTGCAGAAGCAGAGGGCCCTGGTGGAGGAGGAGCGTCACAAGTATCTGGGCATGGAGGAGAAAGTGTTGACGCAACTGGG GGACCTGGAGGGGTACGTGGAGGGCCTGCAGAAAGATGGGGCCGTCACCCTCAAAGACGTGGAGGATGGAGCAGTGGGCCTCCAGAAGGTCAGCGAGGCCCTGGCGGCGCTCAGAG GAGAGTTCCCGGCCCTGCAGGCCAAGATGCGGGCAGTGCTGCGGGTGGAAGTGGAGGCGGTGCGCTTCCTGAAAGAGGAGCCCCACAAGCTGGACAGCATGCTGAAGAGGGTGAAGATCTTGACCACCATGCTGGGAGGCCTCCAGAG GAACGGCACAGTGGAAGATCAGGAAGTCCCTGAGCCCAGGATGGAGCTGGAGACGGAGCCCCTGGAGGCAGATATCCCAGAGCTAGCCCGGGCACCACCTACCCTCCGGCCTGAAGGCCAGGGCTCTGCCATCCGCTCTGAGTTCATGTCTCCAGCCCCGCTGATCATCCACCAGACTCTGAGTTCACCTGTCCAGGGGCAACAGGCCCAGCAGTCCACTGCCCCTATGTGCCAGGCTAGCCCCCCTTCCACACCCGTAGGCCCGCCCACCCGGGAACGTCCCACCCCCATCCTGGAGCCGCCAGCTACCGACAGCAGGGCCCTCTTCATTGAGGAGATCCACACCAGGAGGGAGAAGAGCCAGCAGAGGGCCATGTCTATCGAG GCCGCGGAGCGTGACTGGGAGGAAAAGAGGCAGAACATGACCCACTACGATGGCAAGGACTTCGAGAAGGTCCTCCAGGAGGCTCAGGCCAACATGATGAAGGGCTTCCCCAGCATGGAGCTGACAAGTCAGGATGAGGCCTCTCCAGCGCCCTCTGCTGACCAGCCGAATGAGGTTGATGCCCAGGAAGTGGTGTGCCCTCCCTCAG GTGTTCCACCACCAGAGGGCGTGCGGGAGCCCAGAACAGAGAAGCCAGCCAAGCAGAACCAAACTGGTAAGCCACTGAAACCCCCTACAGAGCCCAAACCTACCTTGGACAAGCTAAGCCAAGCCGTCACAGACAAGGTCGGCAAGCTGGGGGCAGAGAAAaagtccccaccccccccacctccaaggAAGACCTACACACTGGGTTCAGGGATGACCACAGGGAGATCTGGCGAGGTCATCTTCACCGCGAGGAAGGAGTCCGTCACCGCGCAG GATGAGGATGAAGAGGCCACCTCCCCCCAGCGAAGCAAACCGAAGGTCAAGTCGCCCACGGAGAGCAAGCCCAAGCCACTAAGCCCGCCCCCTGTCACGGCATCCGGCGTGCGGGATGAGGAGGATGACGACAATAGGATCATGGCGGAACTGCAG GTCTTCCAGAAGTGCACGTTCAAGGACGTAGAGGCCAAGTGTTTTGTGGAGCATGCTCGCGTCGAGACCCAGGTCCGAGAGATCCGACCCGGGGCCATGGTATCACCCAGAGACCGCAAG CAGAAATCTGGGGGTCGACCCGACGACCGGGAGGCAGACGAGAACGGGAGCGGCCTGGTCCGCCAGGGCCCGGGG GTCATATATTACGTCACGGGGCAGATTACCAAAGAGCAGCCGGCCGACGCCACGGAAGAGCGGAAGGAGGGCAGAAGCTCCGGCGCCGGCCCCTCACAGGTTGCACATGTCAATGCTTTTGACGTTTCCCCAAGGCAGCAGGAGGGTGGCGCCGATGAGCCGCCTGCCCCCCGCTGCCCGCTGGAGGATGGCCCAGCCAGCCCACCTATGGTCATAACTGCAACCACAGAGTCCCCAGATGGGGGCCATGGGAGAGAGGACTCGGGGTCACATGAGCTACCTCTGGGTGGAGGGACGATGGAGACACTGCGAGGTAGCGGTCGGAATGAGGCCACACCTTCCACCTTCCCTGTGGAAAGGTCTATAGGCCCAGAGGTTGTAGGATCAAACATCTCTGTGAATTGGGTGATGCATTCTACAGCCCCAGCAGTCATACCTCCAACCATCCTAGTGGATAAGGTTGTATCCTATACAAGTCCTGAGGTCGTACCTTCGACCATCTCAGTGGAAAGGGTGGTGCCATCTATTGGTCCAGAGGTGATACCTTCTACCATCATGGTGGATAGGTCTCTGCCCTCTACAGGCCCTGAGGTTGTATCCCCAAACATCCCGGTGGATCGTGCGGTGCCTAGCAGAGTCCCAGAGGTTGTAGCTCCACCCATTGTAGTGGAAAGGGCTGTATCCTCTACAGGCGCAGACATCGCACCTCGAACCAGTGGCTCGCGTGAGTTCACAGAGGAAGATTTCAGTGACGCCACCCTGAGCCCGGACCTCCCTGGAGATGAGGGACCACCCCCACCGGACAACATTGCCTTCATGATAACCGACAGCAAGGTGCAAGCCCTGTCCTGCAGGGAGTACCAGAAGATTGTGAGCACCAGGGCTGGGCAAGTGCAGACGGTGAAGGTAGACAGCGACCAGGAGGTGACCTCTCAGGAGGACGGCTTTGACGCCAAACCGGTCATCATCATCTTTGATGAACCCATGGACATCCGCTCGGCCTACAAGAGGCTCTCCACTATATTCGAGTGCgaggaggagctggagaggATGCTCTCTGAGGAGACTATCGACGAGGAGAATGAGGACGAGCCCAAAATGGACAGCGGAGGCCAGCAGGTAAAACTCGGAAACGATGCGGTGGGTAGAACTGCGGACGGGGTTGACGGCCAGAGAGGCCGTGGCACTTTGCAGCCCGGGGCACGAGAGTGCATCACGCCGGGGAGGGGTGAGGGGGAGCGGGGTGAGGGTAAGCAGGAGACCAAGAAGAAGTTCAGGTTCAAATTCCCTAAGAAGCGGCTGGCGGCTCTGAGCCAGGCCATCCGCACGGGCACGAAGACGGGCAAGAAGACGCTACAGGTGGTGGTGtacgaggaagaggaggaggctgACGGCACCATCAAGCAGCACAAGGAAGCCAAGTGCATTGAGATCGGCCACTCCAAAGACCCACCCGAGCCACCGCCCAAATGTCGGACAGACGACATCCGCAAGAGCACCTACAGGACACTGGACAGCTTGGAGCAAACCATCAAGCAGCTAGAGACCACCATCAGCGAGATGGGACCCAGGTCTTCGGAAGAGCCTGCCGACTCCCTGACCAGGGTCGGTGACCCCCTGGCCAGGGAGGAGGAGGCTCCCTCGCCACATCCAGTCAAGCCGGTCCCCAAGGCTCGTAAGAGCCTGACCCGTAAGAAGAACAAACCAGCTCTACTTCCCCGGCCTGGCACTGCCACAGTGCCCACCAGCCAACAG AGTGCCAACCCCGCCTCTTCGACTAGTCGGATGCCGGTGCCCATTTCTGCCAAGCCCAggcagccagcagggggtgctgagaAAACAGGAAAGCAGGCAAACCTCCAGGATCCACACAGGCAGTTCCGACAG GCAAATGGAACGGCTAAGAAAGCTGGTGGGGATATAAAAACGTCACCCCCAACTTTACCTGCTTCTAAGATCCCAGCATTTTGTCCTAGTTCTGGAAAAATCTCAAGTCAGCCCACTTCTAACTCAGATACTACTAACCCCCTTAGTCCCACCACCTCCCCCTCTCAGCCCTCCCCCAAATCTTcaatcccctccccccacagctcCCGCCCCACCCCCTGCAACATCCCCTCGCTCTCTAATGGCTCGCTCAAGCCCACTAGCCCCGCCCACAGTGGTAAAAGTCACCCCACATCCTTTTCGACCCAGACCCAAAATAGCCGGCCCTCCCCTTCCTCCCCCCTCTCACCCACCTCCCTTAGTCACAGTGGGAAGAGCATCCGAACCATACATACACCGAGCTTTACCAGCCACAAGCCGCTCAACGGGAAATACGCCGTCCCGCCTGCCTCAGCCGCCTCCAAGGACGCATCGTGA
- the si:ch211-285f17.1 gene encoding sickle tail protein isoform X12, whose protein sequence is MRMPNEITSGDTIRALFVSAFPQQLTMKMLDSPSMAIYMKDDMRNVYYELSDVRNITDHACLKVYHKDPAHAFSHSPRPANGDARMVYAPRDGQHSLRQPPSPHVMQGPLSPPSPQSMPPSPSRIPYGPRSGILPGGATLPRERLANVSPGRAASPCPSAILERRDVKPDDDVGLKGATLARGDSLYGDPYLLHEGRLSIASSHSSHPADLVDHVAMPPYHRRPVPSPYEDPALYRQKSRKFVDPQLPSLACKTPPPSPHRGEASLQLERASPIRQSFRKDSVDSLSKARGNMTSPDLLPLQGHGTSPSPKDPQTRERMKAMEQQIASLTGLVQHALMKTPGVQGANELSGDWPPGASSPVQNVNCGEAVSPLGSFPCTAVSPVHGVQLESTPTPPPTPLDHASIQLSLTHFRCNVTDLRLQLDQMRQMQLQNQETLQLMLKDAEQEIGHKVAEALQRLEDPVQKQRALVEEERHKYLGMEEKVLTQLGDLEGYVEGLQKDGAVTLKDVEDGAVGLQKVSEALAALRGEFPALQAKMRAVLRVEVEAVRFLKEEPHKLDSMLKRVKILTTMLGGLQRNGTVEDQEVPEPRMELETEPLEADIPELARAPPTLRPEGQGSAIRSEFMSPAPLIIHQTLSSPVQGQQAQQSTAPMCQASPPSTPVGPPTRERPTPILEPPATDSRALFIEEIHTRREKSQQRAMSIEAAERDWEEKRQNMTHYDGKDFEKVLQEAQANMMKGFPSMELTSQDEASPAPSADQPNEVDAQEVVCPPSGVPPPEGVREPRTEKPAKQNQTGKPLKPPTEPKPTLDKLSQAVTDKVGKLGAEKKSPPPPPPRKTYTLGSGMTTGRSGEVIFTARKESVTAQDEDEEATSPQRSKPKVKSPTESKPKPLSPPPVTASGVRDEEDDDNRIMAELQVFQKCTFKDVEAKCFVEHARVETQVREIRPGAMVSPRDRKQKSGGRPDDREADENGSGLVRQGPGVIYYVTGQITKEQPADATEERKEGRSSGAGPSQVAHVNAFDVSPRQQEGGADEPPAPRCPLEDGPASPPMVITATTESPDGGHGREDSGSHELPLGGGTMETLRGSGRNEATPSTFPVERSIGPEVVGSNISVNWVMHSTAPAVIPPTILVDKVVSYTSPEVVPSTISVERVVPSIGPEVIPSTIMVDRSLPSTGPEVVSPNIPVDRAVPSRVPEVVAPPIVVERAVSSTGADIAPRTSGSREFTEEDFSDATLSPDLPGDEGPPPPDNIAFMITDSKVQALSCREYQKIVSTRAGQVQTVKVDSDQEVTSQEDGFDAKPVIIIFDEPMDIRSAYKRLSTIFECEEELERMLSEETIDEENEDEPKMDSGGQQVKLGNDAVGRTADGVDGQRGRGTLQPGARECITPGRGEGERGEGKQETKKKFRFKFPKKRLAALSQAIRTGTKTGKKTLQVVVYEEEEEADGTIKQHKEAKCIEIGHSKDPPEPPPKCRTDDIRKSTYRTLDSLEQTIKQLETTISEMGPRSSEEPADSLTRVGDPLAREEEAPSPHPVKPVPKARKSLTRKKNKPALLPRPGTATVPTSQQSANPASSTSRMPVPISAKPRQPAGGAEKTGKQANLQDPHRQFRQANGTAKKAGGDIKTSPPTLPASKIPAFCPSSGKISSQPTSNSDTTNPLSPTTSPSQPSPKSSIPSPHSSRPTPCNIPSLSNGSLKPTSPAHSGKSHPTSFSTQTQNSRPSPSSPLSPTSLSHSGKSIRTIHTPSFTSHKPLNGKYAVPPASAASKDAS, encoded by the exons ATGGTGTATGCCCCCCGGGACGGTCAACACTCTCTAAGGCAGCCACCCTCCCCCCACGTCATGCAGGGCCCACTGTCGCCTCCTTCCCCCCAGTCCATGCCCCCTTCGCCATCCCGGATCCCCTATGGGCCACGCTCAGGCATCCTACCGGGCGGAGCCACCCTCCCCAGGGAGCGGTTGGCCAATGTATCCCCCGGGCGGGCCGCGTCACCCTGCCCCAGCGCCATCCTGGAACGGCGGGACGTCAAGCCGGACGACGACGTGGGTCTGAAGGGGGCGACGCTGGCACGTGGCGACTCGCTGTATGGGGACCCCTACCTGCTGCATGAGGGCCGGCTCAGCATCGCCTCGTCGCACAGCAGTCACCCCGCCGACCTTGTGGACCATGTGGCCATGCCGCCTTACCACCGCCGGCCTGTACCAAGCCCCTACGAGGATCCTGCCCTCTACAGGCAGAAATCCAGGAAGTTCGTGGACCCCCAGCTGCCCAGCCTGGCCTGCAAAACCCCACCGCCATCCCCGCACCGGGGTGAGGCGAGTCTCCAGCTGGAGCGGGCGTCGCCCATCCGCCAGTCTTTCCGGAAGGATAGCGTGGACAGCCTGAGTAAAGCCCGTGGGAACATGACCTCACCAGACCTCCTGCCGTTGCAAGGCCATGGGACCTCCCCATCCCCGAAGGACCCCCAGACAAG GGAGCGGATGAAAGCTATGGAGCAGCAGATTGCCAGCTTGACTGGATTGGTCCAGCACGCATTGATGAAGACGCCAGGCGTCCAGGGAGCCAATGAGCTGAGCGG TGACTGGCCACCAGGAGCATCGTCTCCAGTGCAGAACGTGAACTGCGGTGAAGCTGTTAGCCCACTGGGCAGCTTCCCTTGCACAG CAGTGTCCCCAGTACACGGGGTCCAACTGGAGAGCACCCCTACTCCTCCCCCAACGCCATTAGACCACGCCTCTATTCAGCTCAGCCTGACCCATTTCAGATGCAATGTGACTGACCTCCGGCTGCAGCTGGACCAGATGCGGCAGATGCAG CTCCAGAACCAGGAGACCCTGCAGCTGATGCTGAAGGATGCAGAGCAGGAGATCGGCCACAAGGTGGCGGAGGCACTACAGCGGTTGGAGGATCCAGTGCAGAAGCAGAGGGCCCTGGTGGAGGAGGAGCGTCACAAGTATCTGGGCATGGAGGAGAAAGTGTTGACGCAACTGGG GGACCTGGAGGGGTACGTGGAGGGCCTGCAGAAAGATGGGGCCGTCACCCTCAAAGACGTGGAGGATGGAGCAGTGGGCCTCCAGAAGGTCAGCGAGGCCCTGGCGGCGCTCAGAG GAGAGTTCCCGGCCCTGCAGGCCAAGATGCGGGCAGTGCTGCGGGTGGAAGTGGAGGCGGTGCGCTTCCTGAAAGAGGAGCCCCACAAGCTGGACAGCATGCTGAAGAGGGTGAAGATCTTGACCACCATGCTGGGAGGCCTCCAGAG GAACGGCACAGTGGAAGATCAGGAAGTCCCTGAGCCCAGGATGGAGCTGGAGACGGAGCCCCTGGAGGCAGATATCCCAGAGCTAGCCCGGGCACCACCTACCCTCCGGCCTGAAGGCCAGGGCTCTGCCATCCGCTCTGAGTTCATGTCTCCAGCCCCGCTGATCATCCACCAGACTCTGAGTTCACCTGTCCAGGGGCAACAGGCCCAGCAGTCCACTGCCCCTATGTGCCAGGCTAGCCCCCCTTCCACACCCGTAGGCCCGCCCACCCGGGAACGTCCCACCCCCATCCTGGAGCCGCCAGCTACCGACAGCAGGGCCCTCTTCATTGAGGAGATCCACACCAGGAGGGAGAAGAGCCAGCAGAGGGCCATGTCTATCGAG GCCGCGGAGCGTGACTGGGAGGAAAAGAGGCAGAACATGACCCACTACGATGGCAAGGACTTCGAGAAGGTCCTCCAGGAGGCTCAGGCCAACATGATGAAGGGCTTCCCCAGCATGGAGCTGACAAGTCAGGATGAGGCCTCTCCAGCGCCCTCTGCTGACCAGCCGAATGAGGTTGATGCCCAGGAAGTGGTGTGCCCTCCCTCAG GTGTTCCACCACCAGAGGGCGTGCGGGAGCCCAGAACAGAGAAGCCAGCCAAGCAGAACCAAACTGGTAAGCCACTGAAACCCCCTACAGAGCCCAAACCTACCTTGGACAAGCTAAGCCAAGCCGTCACAGACAAGGTCGGCAAGCTGGGGGCAGAGAAAaagtccccaccccccccacctccaaggAAGACCTACACACTGGGTTCAGGGATGACCACAGGGAGATCTGGCGAGGTCATCTTCACCGCGAGGAAGGAGTCCGTCACCGCGCAG GATGAGGATGAAGAGGCCACCTCCCCCCAGCGAAGCAAACCGAAGGTCAAGTCGCCCACGGAGAGCAAGCCCAAGCCACTAAGCCCGCCCCCTGTCACGGCATCCGGCGTGCGGGATGAGGAGGATGACGACAATAGGATCATGGCGGAACTGCAG GTCTTCCAGAAGTGCACGTTCAAGGACGTAGAGGCCAAGTGTTTTGTGGAGCATGCTCGCGTCGAGACCCAGGTCCGAGAGATCCGACCCGGGGCCATGGTATCACCCAGAGACCGCAAG CAGAAATCTGGGGGTCGACCCGACGACCGGGAGGCAGACGAGAACGGGAGCGGCCTGGTCCGCCAGGGCCCGGGG GTCATATATTACGTCACGGGGCAGATTACCAAAGAGCAGCCGGCCGACGCCACGGAAGAGCGGAAGGAGGGCAGAAGCTCCGGCGCCGGCCCCTCACAGGTTGCACATGTCAATGCTTTTGACGTTTCCCCAAGGCAGCAGGAGGGTGGCGCCGATGAGCCGCCTGCCCCCCGCTGCCCGCTGGAGGATGGCCCAGCCAGCCCACCTATGGTCATAACTGCAACCACAGAGTCCCCAGATGGGGGCCATGGGAGAGAGGACTCGGGGTCACATGAGCTACCTCTGGGTGGAGGGACGATGGAGACACTGCGAGGTAGCGGTCGGAATGAGGCCACACCTTCCACCTTCCCTGTGGAAAGGTCTATAGGCCCAGAGGTTGTAGGATCAAACATCTCTGTGAATTGGGTGATGCATTCTACAGCCCCAGCAGTCATACCTCCAACCATCCTAGTGGATAAGGTTGTATCCTATACAAGTCCTGAGGTCGTACCTTCGACCATCTCAGTGGAAAGGGTGGTGCCATCTATTGGTCCAGAGGTGATACCTTCTACCATCATGGTGGATAGGTCTCTGCCCTCTACAGGCCCTGAGGTTGTATCCCCAAACATCCCGGTGGATCGTGCGGTGCCTAGCAGAGTCCCAGAGGTTGTAGCTCCACCCATTGTAGTGGAAAGGGCTGTATCCTCTACAGGCGCAGACATCGCACCTCGAACCAGTGGCTCGCGTGAGTTCACAGAGGAAGATTTCAGTGACGCCACCCTGAGCCCGGACCTCCCTGGAGATGAGGGACCACCCCCACCGGACAACATTGCCTTCATGATAACCGACAGCAAGGTGCAAGCCCTGTCCTGCAGGGAGTACCAGAAGATTGTGAGCACCAGGGCTGGGCAAGTGCAGACGGTGAAGGTAGACAGCGACCAGGAGGTGACCTCTCAGGAGGACGGCTTTGACGCCAAACCGGTCATCATCATCTTTGATGAACCCATGGACATCCGCTCGGCCTACAAGAGGCTCTCCACTATATTCGAGTGCgaggaggagctggagaggATGCTCTCTGAGGAGACTATCGACGAGGAGAATGAGGACGAGCCCAAAATGGACAGCGGAGGCCAGCAGGTAAAACTCGGAAACGATGCGGTGGGTAGAACTGCGGACGGGGTTGACGGCCAGAGAGGCCGTGGCACTTTGCAGCCCGGGGCACGAGAGTGCATCACGCCGGGGAGGGGTGAGGGGGAGCGGGGTGAGGGTAAGCAGGAGACCAAGAAGAAGTTCAGGTTCAAATTCCCTAAGAAGCGGCTGGCGGCTCTGAGCCAGGCCATCCGCACGGGCACGAAGACGGGCAAGAAGACGCTACAGGTGGTGGTGtacgaggaagaggaggaggctgACGGCACCATCAAGCAGCACAAGGAAGCCAAGTGCATTGAGATCGGCCACTCCAAAGACCCACCCGAGCCACCGCCCAAATGTCGGACAGACGACATCCGCAAGAGCACCTACAGGACACTGGACAGCTTGGAGCAAACCATCAAGCAGCTAGAGACCACCATCAGCGAGATGGGACCCAGGTCTTCGGAAGAGCCTGCCGACTCCCTGACCAGGGTCGGTGACCCCCTGGCCAGGGAGGAGGAGGCTCCCTCGCCACATCCAGTCAAGCCGGTCCCCAAGGCTCGTAAGAGCCTGACCCGTAAGAAGAACAAACCAGCTCTACTTCCCCGGCCTGGCACTGCCACAGTGCCCACCAGCCAACAG AGTGCCAACCCCGCCTCTTCGACTAGTCGGATGCCGGTGCCCATTTCTGCCAAGCCCAggcagccagcagggggtgctgagaAAACAGGAAAGCAGGCAAACCTCCAGGATCCACACAGGCAGTTCCGACAG GCAAATGGAACGGCTAAGAAAGCTGGTGGGGATATAAAAACGTCACCCCCAACTTTACCTGCTTCTAAGATCCCAGCATTTTGTCCTAGTTCTGGAAAAATCTCAAGTCAGCCCACTTCTAACTCAGATACTACTAACCCCCTTAGTCCCACCACCTCCCCCTCTCAGCCCTCCCCCAAATCTTcaatcccctccccccacagctcCCGCCCCACCCCCTGCAACATCCCCTCGCTCTCTAATGGCTCGCTCAAGCCCACTAGCCCCGCCCACAGTGGTAAAAGTCACCCCACATCCTTTTCGACCCAGACCCAAAATAGCCGGCCCTCCCCTTCCTCCCCCCTCTCACCCACCTCCCTTAGTCACAGTGGGAAGAGCATCCGAACCATACATACACCGAGCTTTACCAGCCACAAGCCGCTCAACGGGAAATACGCCGTCCCGCCTGCCTCAGCCGCCTCCAAGGACGCATCGTGA